GCTGATGTTTTAACGCAGGTGTGTAATACTCTAATGTGTGTACGGGTGCACATGTAGTcttgtgtacatgagtgtgttgttacatttacatttagcagacgctcttatccagagcgacttacagtaagtacagggacattctccccgaggcaagtagggtgaagtgccttgcccaaggacacgtcattttggcacggctgggaatagaaccagcaaccttctgattaatagcccaactccctaaccgctcagccatctgactccttctGACTCCACTCTACTGTGTTCTTTGCTCTCGTTTTTACTACTGTGCTCTTACAATCCTCGTTTGTGTGTTTTACTTACTCTCCAATAGAGAGCAGGTTTTGTTTCTCGTCTTGTTTGATGCGCGGGCGTCCGAGCTTCACTTTCAGAGGTGAAGTAGGAGACTTCTGGGACGCAGGCTGAATGAAATGTGCAAACAGCTCTGTCTGCTTCAACAGGAACTCAAAACGATTCGCTCGGTCCGTTTTCTAgacaagagaagaggggagacggtgaaaaagaagaaaaccAGACATGTTGTGTTTGGGTAATTTACATTATGTTGGTTTTGAATCTTTACTCTCCCTACTGATTGTGAATCCCAATGTGCACTACCTCAATCTTAccacaggggggagacagaggacagAATCAGACGAGTTGTTTTTCTGGCTCAATCTATACTGTTAAATTGTAATTATCGTATCTTGAAATGTTCACTCAGTAAACGCATACATGGATCTCCAATTAGATCACCTTGACGTGATGCATATCTGGGTATCTACCTGCGTCTTATACTGGGAGGTTATGCTCTAAGCTATAATTAATTACCAATCTATTTATTGACGGTATTGAACTCGGCATGGATCGATCGATCCCTTAAAAGTGAGTGGCAGGTTATGTTGGATCGAGGAGACAGAGATTCCTCACCCGTTTCTCCTCATACTCAGGGTCCACATCGCCCTCGACTTTAGCCGCAGCCTTTGGGGGTATCTTGAGCTGGAAAGGTGGGTCATCAGCTGCCTGGATCAAATCATGAGATCCCCAAACATGCAAAGTTATGTCCAGGAAAATACTAAATGATCTGTCTTTCATAAAACCGTAAAACGTGTCTATTGTAAATGGGAGGTGATATTAAATATAACAGTAAACCAGCCCAAAACAGTGGAACTACAAAATACACCCAACTGCATGTTTTGGAAATGTATTTATGATTATTCGCTCCTATCTTGCGTTAGCTCATGGttatatatatttgaataaaaaaaaacgtgGATTACTGTTACAAACATAGGCCTTTGCTACATATACCTAATGTGAATGCATTTATATTGGGCTTGATTCTACCTATCAATACTGTGCTACATATTACTAGCTAACATGTTGCTGAGAGTACCATGCACAACAAGCAGAGACAGTTGTATACTAATAGGCAGGCTGCTTAATGCACATTGTGACTGACTGGCCGCCAGCTAGTGTGAAGCTAGACTGGCTACGAGAAACCTGACGACTGGCAGTGACAGCGCAGGTAGCTTTAGTGGAACCAGGAGGTATTGCCATGCTGTTTTTGACAGGTTTAAAACTCTGCAGGGACTCAAATTGTCATACAGCTACGATGTACATGTCGATAAGCATAACAGTGCATGTTAGTCTGCCTGAATacataaagctagctagctagctcacatctgtagctagctagctcgctaGGACTGGGCAGATGTGCAAGCCTTCGCGCCATGTTCACCCCcgagccccccactcccccaaatGAACAATACAGCAAACTTCTACACTGTATCTCAAATGTCTAAAAATTAGATGTCCGTCCGTGTATCTACTCACCTCATCCATTTCAGGATCAGGCTCTCTGGAAGTTGACGGAACCTCTTCATCTGACATTGTGTCGAATATCTATTTTTCAtcagttagctagctggctTGGTAACGTTATTTGATTTCAGTCACTGTAAGTTCGACATGGCCAAAAACCTCCTACGTCACTGTGCGGGGAGCGAGCCCTGTACACGCCCCCTGGCACAGAACATCTCTCGCGCGGATGTGGCAGTGAAATGCCGCGATACCACAAATAAGAGGGGCATTCCCACTGTGAATTAAGAAATAAACATCCTAAACACGGTCAACCAACGTCTTTTGTCACCCTGAAATTACTGCACTGGTGACTAACAACCTGTGTGAAAATACTTGATCGATGTCGTGAGTTTACACAATTCGTTTTATGAACCTGTGATTGAGCGCCACGAGAGGGCGACTAGTGATTAGTTAGTGATGTGTACAAGCAAATTTATTTTGAAGGTTTGCTATTGTATTTAGCGCAGATTCTACAGTTAGCCAAATAGTTCACCCAATATTCAGCGATATAGCGTTCTCTTATGCAATATATACTTTAGTTTAATATATTCCAAAAATAAAGCACTGTCATTGTTGCTGAAATTGTCGATATGATTTATTTTGTTCGAACCCAATGGCATGATGTAAAATATTATCAACTATAAAATATCCACTCTAGAGCAGTAATGTTATTTTTCCTTCATAGCTATGCTGTATGGAAGAGGCCAAGAGCTTAAGTGACAGATGGCAGAGAAAAGTTCCCTCACAGCATTTTTCTGTGGCGCAACCATTTGTCTTTTATCCTTTTAAAGATCTTAGTCGTGGCTGGTTTTACAAACAAATGTAGATGAGAGTACGGTACTTCTCCACCCTGCACACCGTAATTCCCTCTTTGTATAAACGTTATCTCGCCAATATATGAAAATCAATGTTACAACCCCCgcccttccctctttccctctctctcctctgcccctcgcTACTCTGTCAGAGACGCACGCTTACTCACACCGCTTCTCCCCACCcacccgctctctttctctctctctctctcacacacacacacacactctcattctcgccctctctgctctccttgtCTGTCAGTGTGATCAATGGCTTGACTTCCTCCTTTTGGTACGGCTGTAGGCTGTTTACAAGAACACAGGATCTGCCTGGCGATACGTTCAGTTTCACAACAGCGGTTACATTAGCTTGAAGACAAATACACCTTGAAAACACAACGGATTTACCCTGCAATCAACATGAGTGCAGGGGATGAGGTCTGCACCGGCTGGCTCATCAAATCTCCCCCTGAGAAAAAACTAAAGAGATTTGTGAGTACGGTAACAGGCTGGGTGGGTGTTTTATGTTCTATTGTGATGTTTTCTACCCAAGCTGTAGTAGTACCAGTTCCTGCTGcagagcaatgtgtgtgtgtgtgtatatctgtttgtaagtgtgtgtatgtgtgtgtgtgcacgcgagagagacacagagagagagagacagagagagagagcgagagagagagagagagagaaggaacaagacagacagaacatATAAATGATCCTCTATCAACACCACAGCTCTGCTGCGCAGctgtttacattaacattttcaGATGCCTCCTTTTGCATGTTGCTAGCTGGGACATGTATCAAGATTACATGTCAGCTTCTGGTTTTTCTATCTTTGTCTTTCTTCCTCATTTTCACGGTAGTGGTACTGTAGTCAATACTGATGTTCAGCATCGCTGCTCTTTCAAAACAGCCCATAGACGTCCTCCCTGTGGTCCACACCGTAGATTTGCTTGGAGGTCCCTTTCggttgtgttgttttgtttttgtcctgCACCTGTCAGCAAACCATCGTCTTTCGCTTTAAACTTTGTTTTGAAATCGTGTCTTTCCACATCAAGATGAGTGGAACTTATCTGCATGAGTGTTATTCTGTTGGGATCATGTGAGAGTGTTGTTGTGTGGGAGGGAAGAGGCAACACACCCATTAGGAGTTTCGCGTTGAGGGTGTTATATTCTGTGAAATTTGGGTGTGTATTGCGAAACATGGGAAGTCCTGCCAAACACTTCAAAATGACCCGACAGGCAGAAATGACCAGACGGTGTGATGGCTGCTAGCACTTCCTCTACACACAACATAGCTCTGAGAGGACTGCGGTTAAAACTAGAACAGCGAAAGAGGGACTATGGTATTTCTCTTGAGGTAGAGTAACTTCACAGACGGTTTTTGGCAGAATATAGTTCAAGGGCTTTGTGgaggacacagacaaacaggaagtaCAAGGGTTTCCATTGTAAGGACGGACTGTGCACAATGCTCTGTGAGGGGGCAGTCAGAGTAACTTGAAGAAACAGACaagacacagagaaaaacacCAGGGATACAGTCCAATGACAGACTATGTCCTCTAACATGTCAGAACAGCAACACATCATTTCAGACACAGTGGTTGAGAATGAATTCATAAGAAAATAAAAGTATACTATTGTAAGACTCTTTTCGTGACCTTCTATTTATACTTTTCCTTATTACAAAAATTAATATACTATATTTTAATGCTGAATTAGATTCTGGAGTGTCTTTTTATCCATCCTCAAAAGTTTGCATAATCTAAACAAATTGCTGTTTAGATgtaatcatatatatatatagattccGCCAAGAAGTGAGTTAACAGGAAGGGTTATGATATAGATAATAGTGATGAAACCAAACTGACCTTATCTCTGTAACAGTGTGGGAAGAATGGATGTAAATGTGGTCTTTGGATTAGCCTCTGTTTACGGTAGGACTGAATAGGAGTCTGGGTACAACAGGGCAAAGTTTTGGTTTAAAACAAAGAGAAATGTTCACATGTAGTCATGTTCATACCTTTCGAAACACAACACAAGTCTTACAAGTCTAACACGACTTTCAGACAGAAGTAGCTGGCAGGGTAAAAAGCCAAATAACGTTTGGCTATTGATGGGAATATCGATATTGATGGGATTACAACAACAGGAAGATTGACCTCACAGTGTTGTTGACGATATATTCACTCTTTAGTGACTCAATAACTGGCAGCAGTCCTCTTGCCTttattaaatatttatttatgtattttttaaatattttcttCACTTTTAAAAGGAGGTTATCATTTTATGCCTCCCAAAATGTCATGCTGGCAGTCTTCTGACAAGATCAATAATAGATGAATAACCTGAATTCTGAATTCATGAGGCAGTTGGGTTAAAATATAACAACCAAACAAATGTAGTAATCGCCTTACAGCAACATTAAATCGTTGTACAGGGCCATCTAAAAACGGAATGACCAGAGGATGTAGCCTACTAAGGTGATATAGCTGTTTGTGACTCTCTTTTTACACAGAAATAACTTCCCCTTTGTGGCACTTCTGGGAATCATTGCTGTCAgttccccccaacacacaagaTGAAAACATGGATGTCTATTCTGGGGGACTGTACATGAACATTTGGTGATATGCATGGTCAGAGTAGCAGCAATGCTTTTTCCATGACTAAGTCTGTCTGTTCCACGCTGAATTGCATTTGACACAGGCTGACATAGGCCCTGCCACTGAGAGGGACCCCATCATGATGACAGTGCTTTGTATTGTATCTGGTGCTGTCAGGTGTTTACACAGTGACAAAGGGATTTGTGAAGGTATTTTTGTTTTGtgagatgtttttgttgttttcaatgtgcagattttttttcaaatacTGCATACTGTATAATTGATTACCCCTAGGTCACAGCAACATAACAAACACAGCCAGAACAAGGACTGTCCTTTCTCTCACAGAGGTGTTTGGAAAATAACTAAATAACTGATAAACCATTCGGGTGCATAAAGGATCTGACCCTGTATTCCACTGTAATATAAAGTTATAGTACATGGAACAATTCTATTTAGCAATAAGCAGGTGCTTttttccaaagcgacatacaggaGTGGATTTTAAACCTCTCGATCTGCAGTCAAAAGTTTAAACTTTTGTTTTAACCCCCACCGCTCTCCCCTCGTCCCTCAGGCGTGGAGGAAGCGATGGTTTGTGCTTCGCTGTGGTCGCATGAGCGGGAACCCTGACGTACTGGAGTACTACAGGAACAAGACGTCCAGGAAGCCCATCCGCACCATCGACCTGAAGGAGTGTGAGGTTCAGCTGATGAGGGAGCAGTGGCTGGTCAGGAGGGAGTTCCAGAACCAGCATCTGTTCGTGGTGAAGACCTCCTCACGGATCTTCTACCTGGTGGCCAAaacggaggaggagatgaacagCTGGGTGTACAGCATCAGCCAGATCTGCCATTTCGGACCTCTGGACGATGGGACAGGTAGGAGCCATGAAACATCCAACCAACACAGACTATAGTTAACCCAACTGACCCAGACTAGAGTTAACCCAACTAACCCAGACTAGAGTTAACCCAAATAACCCAGATTAGAGTTAACCCAACTGACCCAGACTAGAGTTAACCATACTGACACAACTGACCCAGATTAGAGTTAACCCAACTAACCCATACTAGAGTTAACCCTACTGACCCAACTGACCCAGACTAGAGTTAACCCAACTAACCCAACTGACTTAGACTAGTGTCATAGACACCAATCCCAACTGACCCATTGAAGGTCAAGCAACAGTGTCCAAGCCTCCTCATGTAGGATAACATACATTTTCTTATGTACATTCACCTATTTGAATACCGCGCTCTGTCATTTGCATtcgtcattttacatttagtcatttagcagacgctcttatccagagggacttacagtaaagtacagggacattctcccgaagtgtagggtgaagtgccttgcccaaggacacaacgtcatttttcacggacgggaatcgaactggcaaccttcagattaccagcccgattccctaaccgctcagccatctgattctATTTTAAAAGTGTTTACAGAGCGTTGTGTGTGGCCGCTCTCTGTGAGGTTCAGCCAGGGACCTTACCCCTCCGTCTGGTTCAGACAGGATAGGCTCTCTGGGTAAGAGCTGGCAGTTGgaacatttcgtaaaacattgTCATCTGTGTGGAATAGATAGAGCGAAGGCACGATGCTGTAACAAAGAGGGGAGATATGGGAGTGGAACTGGTCTGCAGATCAGGCTTACACATTACTGGAAAAGATAACACAGAGTGAGTCAATGAAACACCCAGTCTTGGTCGACTCCCCTGCACAGCACAGACAGgcctcctccagtctcccctgcacagcacagacaggcctcctccagactcccctgcacagcacagacaggcctcctccagtctcccctgcacagcacagacaggcctcctccagtctcccctgcacagcacagacaggcctcctccagtctcccctgcacagcacagacaggcctcctccagtctcccctgcacagcacagacaggcctcctccagtctcccctgcacagcacagacaggcctcctccagtctcccctGCGCAGCACAGACAGGCCTCCTTCAGTCTGGGGGAGGAATTCTCTTTCAACCAAGAGAAACAATTATTTTCCATCTTCAAGCATTATATTATTCAACAATAACAAACCTTTGAAATGACATGAAAACATACGTACCATCACCAGTCAGATCCAGCCAAGTCTGGGCATTTCAAAACTCTCCATACAGTTTCTGACCTATTTTCAGTAGCAAGATCGTGTTTATACTACACATGTCAAATGTTTATGCAACATGAAAGGTGTTTACACAACACACGTCTTGAGGGTGCTGAGCCACACAGAACATTTTGTTTAGCAGGTTTTTCAGTTTAGATGGTTGATTAAGCATATTATCTTTGTGGCGGTAGTTCAGTTGAGGGGGTCCAAGACAGGGCCCCCTGCTGGACATTTAGCATAACAACGTTTAAGACAAACGTTACAGACAGATTCTGTATGAAGTCTTGTAACTCTTGTCTTATGCTTCCCACCGTAACACTGGTCACAATCttcattgctctctctctcttctctctctctctctctctctctctctctctctctctctctctctctctctctctctctctctctctctcactctctctctcactctctctttctctcactctctctctctctctctctctctctctctctctctatctctctttatctctctatctctctctctcacacactcgctcactctccctctctccctcttcagaaTCAGAGGAAGGCTTCTCTCAGACCCCGACCTCCCAGCAGCCGTCGCCCGCAATGTCCTTTACAGGAAACCATGACAGGCGAGCGACACTGAACCAATCAGAATCCAGCCAGCCCCGGGACTACCTCTTCCTGTCGCAGTGCGAGACGGGAGAGAGGGTCAGTATCAGAAGGTACGGCTGCCTCCTGATCCAGGGTGGAACATCCCTGGGGACACGCATGTTTTAGCACCCTGTGTGCTAACACCGCTACCCTGCTCTGCTGCTGATAGCTGGTGATGATGTTTCACTGGTGTCTTGATATTGGTAGGGACATGCTGACCCCTTCTACCACCATTCTTCTAATGCCCTGGGATATCAGACCAATATTGACAATGTTTGTTGTTAAAGATGTATTATGTTGTATGCTGTTTATTagactttctttttctttttttttctcacagaTGTGACAGTTTTTCGAACTCAGAGAGATCTCTGGAACAGAACTCGTCCGACAACACCATCGAAGACTCCTTCTCGTCACCTCCATGCACcaacccctctccatcccccttccccctcacaGGATCCCGTCtgtcccccttcccccacgcCAGGACCTCCGAACCCCCCTTTAGTGCCCCTTGCGCCCCCACATTCCTCGACAGGCCGTTCGActtctcatcctcatcctcctctccaccaaacCTTCATCGCACCCCCAACGTTTTTCAGTTCGACAAGCTATATTCTTCTCACCTGTCGGAGGTGAGTGTGGAGGGccagacccctccccctctgcccccgaAGCCCGTTCACCTGTCGGAGGCCCCGGCGGATGAGGGTGCCCGGGGGTCCCTGGGGGCCACAGGGGGTGTACCTGTTCCTCTCCCTAGGAGGATTTCACTGTCAAGCCTGGACTATCCCAGACGAGGTGAAGTATACCAccagcccagcctccccccccacgGCTCCACTCACACTAGGAGACACTGACATATTGGTTGTAATGCATTTTATTGCACATTGGCCCTACAAGGTGATTTAAGTTTTCATCTATGACCTATTAGCCACACTGCCACAGCAACACATTTATCGAGGAtacattttttcattttcagtAGATGTTGAATGCAGTGCAGTGAGGAACTGGAACAAACGACTAAGTCTTAATTTGGTGagaaaactccccccccccccccccccccccccattgtttCACATAGAGAACTGATAACTGCATCATCATCACCTCTTCTGCCTTGCATGTCACAGACGATGTCTGACAGGTCAAGTTTTCGAACTCACGTTccgctcctgtctgtctgcttgactCTGTGTCCAGAGTCCCTTTGCAGCCCGACAGAGCTACCTGGACGACTCGTATGTCCCCATGGCCTCCCCCGCTCtctgtggaggagagctgtCAGACGGCTACCTCACCATGAGCCCCACCTCCATGAGCTACACCAGCTCCAGCATGACCACAGAGTCCGTCTCCTCTCTGGGGCTCCCGGCCCCGCTGGCCCCGCTGGCCCCGCCGCCTGTCAACCGGGATCTTAAACCTCGCAGGAGGGGTAAGGACAGAGAACGCATTCTTATCTATAGCgtcaaaactgttttttttttattatgggGAATTGCTGTAGGAAGCGTTTAATATTGCCTTCGCAAGCACGTTATGCACTGACAGATCAGGTTTTTACACAacacacttaacccttgtgctgccttcgggtcacatgacccaaaggttcataacgaaccatcgttgtgtttacccaattttacccaatacaaaaaaaataaaaaataaaatctttGAACTTTCTCAAtgtagggggtctgagacagcccaacggttaaaagaaaatgcttcactttgtttttttatgcggtaaagttgtcgcaatacgacggtgggtcacaatgactgatgggtcagaatgacccgaagataacacaagttaATCTTGTGACTCTCATGAGTCTCTCTATGGAAAAAGACTTTTTTCCTCCAGTTCTTCTTTTGTTTCATGACTCATGGTTTGCTGCCTGGCTGAAGTGTCATAACAAGCATGTGTTTCTCTTGTGGTCGTCAGCACGCCCGCCCCCTCTAGATCTGAGAGGCCTGTCCACCATCAGGGAATGCACTCACCTTCCTCTGAGCAGGACCATGACAGAGCCTGGGTGAGACACCTGCTCACACCTAGAAAATCCTGACCTGCAGGATGATGCATTTTTTGTATTGGAAGATAATAATTCTACGACTTGTCATGCTGAACTTTTTGTTTGATTGCGTGTGTATATTTAGATTTGTTTTGTTCTATTCCTAGAAATTTCCTCCTGGAAAGAAGACATCTGGCAGCGGGGATTAAAGATCAAGACATCAGCTGCAGTCCAATagtaatgttgtattgttacacAGTTACACATATCAGTGTAACACAAGGCTTGTAATGTTACCATGAGCACAAACAAACTCTTAAGAAAGTTCAGGTCAAAGCAAGAGCTGGACACATTTTTCTCCTTAGATAGTGTAAGAATCGAATCCTTTCAATATACCTTCCTATGACAGGTGTCACTATGGGAGTCAAGtgcctgagcggttagggaatcgggctagtaaggttgccggttcgattcccggtcatgcaaactgacgttgtgtccttgggcaaggcacttcaccctacttgcctcgggggaatgtccctgtacttactataagtcgctctggataatagcgtctgctaaatgactaaatgtaaacgtttgACTGAGGTTGTCCTCATCCCCACCAGGAGTCCAGGCAGCTGTTCCTCCCCTCGGCTGAGACCACAGCCCAGCTCTGGGGCAGGACATCCAACCTCGACTACCTTTCTCTGGCCTTCAACCCagcatctccctctcctgtgcAGAAGGTAAGAATGATGTTGAATGCAGAGGTCAACAGATCGGAAAAGACTGTCTCTGCAGCCAGACAGGAAATCAATTCAACCTTTTAACAGCATAAACAGGGCCTGTTCCTCCAGGTTATTACACGATGACAGTTTTAAGGACACCTACATAAAATTGTAGTCTGCATTTT
This window of the Osmerus mordax isolate fOsmMor3 chromosome 19, fOsmMor3.pri, whole genome shotgun sequence genome carries:
- the gab3 gene encoding GRB2-associated-binding protein 3 isoform X1, yielding MSAGDEVCTGWLIKSPPEKKLKRFVSTVTGWAWRKRWFVLRCGRMSGNPDVLEYYRNKTSRKPIRTIDLKECEVQLMREQWLVRREFQNQHLFVVKTSSRIFYLVAKTEEEMNSWVYSISQICHFGPLDDGTESEEGFSQTPTSQQPSPAMSFTGNHDRRATLNQSESSQPRDYLFLSQCETGERVSIRRCDSFSNSERSLEQNSSDNTIEDSFSSPPCTNPSPSPFPLTGSRLSPFPHARTSEPPFSAPCAPTFLDRPFDFSSSSSSPPNLHRTPNVFQFDKLYSSHLSEVSVEGQTPPPLPPKPVHLSEAPADEGARGSLGATGGVPVPLPRRISLSSLDYPRRVDVECSAVRNWNKRLSLNLSPFAARQSYLDDSYVPMASPALCGGELSDGYLTMSPTSMSYTSSSMTTESVSSLGLPAPLAPLAPPPVNRDLKPRRRARPPPLDLRGLSTIRECTHLPLSRTMTEPGNFLLERRHLAAGIKDQDISCSPIESRQLFLPSAETTAQLWGRTSNLDYLSLAFNPASPSPVQKALLADEYRVDYVQVDEKKTQALHDTTVEWKDVRQSRV
- the gab3 gene encoding GRB2-associated-binding protein 3 isoform X2, producing the protein MSAGDEVCTGWLIKSPPEKKLKRFAWRKRWFVLRCGRMSGNPDVLEYYRNKTSRKPIRTIDLKECEVQLMREQWLVRREFQNQHLFVVKTSSRIFYLVAKTEEEMNSWVYSISQICHFGPLDDGTESEEGFSQTPTSQQPSPAMSFTGNHDRRATLNQSESSQPRDYLFLSQCETGERVSIRRCDSFSNSERSLEQNSSDNTIEDSFSSPPCTNPSPSPFPLTGSRLSPFPHARTSEPPFSAPCAPTFLDRPFDFSSSSSSPPNLHRTPNVFQFDKLYSSHLSEVSVEGQTPPPLPPKPVHLSEAPADEGARGSLGATGGVPVPLPRRISLSSLDYPRRVDVECSAVRNWNKRLSLNLSPFAARQSYLDDSYVPMASPALCGGELSDGYLTMSPTSMSYTSSSMTTESVSSLGLPAPLAPLAPPPVNRDLKPRRRARPPPLDLRGLSTIRECTHLPLSRTMTEPGNFLLERRHLAAGIKDQDISCSPIESRQLFLPSAETTAQLWGRTSNLDYLSLAFNPASPSPVQKKALLADEYRVDYVQVDEKKTQALHDTTVEWKDVRQSRV